Genomic DNA from Prunus persica cultivar Lovell chromosome G1, Prunus_persica_NCBIv2, whole genome shotgun sequence:
ttttattaataatttttcttttcatacaGCTTATGTGTTTCTTTCACTTGCATGTCTTACATGTTTTGATTTGTCTAAATGCACAGTTAAAAGAAAGAGCAGAGAAGCTTGAGAATTGgaagatgaaggaaaaaatgagagaagagaagaaaaaagagaagaatgaaCTGTTGCGACGTCAGAGTTCCTTGTGGATCAATGAACCAGAactggaaaagaagattttaGAAGCCATCGTTGATACTACACCCCTTTGAGTCCATTTTATTTCCAAATTGTCTAGTGGTGATATCTTACAGTTTCACCGTATAGACAAGATAATCAGGACTTAGTATGTTTTGTACCCAgtctttatgttttttattttcttttcatcatcCACTAATTTCCCAACCACattccttttccttcttcgTATTTTAATAAGATCTGTATACTTTCTAATCAGGGCATGGTATATTTTGTACCCAGTGCTGtatgtttaaaattttggaGGGCTACTGCCATGGTGATGTCATTGACAAATTTGCTAGCAAATATGGTAACGCAGTTATTTTGCCTTGCCTTACCTTCCATGGAATCCTCCTAAATTTAGTGAAACTTTGATTAAGTCAAAGTTTAGAGACTGCTGATTCTAGGAACTTGGCATTGGCAGGATTTAGGTGCGAATGCAAATCAAAAAGTGCAATGAACTCAGTTGGAACTTGGAACACCATTTCGAGTTCAGATTTCAGAATGGATATTAAGCAAATGCAAATTGAATGAGGGCGCATCTTTAACATTGAGCCAATTTACCTGCTGATGAGGTTTGAAGCCTTAGCCCTTGAACGCCATGTAAATGATCTTATGTACTAGTTTGCTCTAAAGTTGCTTCTCATTTCCATCTCTAATCCCTCTTTTacttaaattgaaaaataaaagtaaaaacaataccaatatttcaagaaaaaatgaaCACGAAATATCAAAATGTTTAAAGGTAAACTTCCTCCTCCAACCTTAAATTGTTTTAAACCTGCTCTGAATTGTGTGAGCACTAGCAGTTcacaatatatttaaatttagggttaatcgttttattagtctaTGAACTTTGactcgatttgcatttgagtacctcaatttccaaaatagttcccatggtcctttaactttagtttcgtttggacaaatggtcctaccgtcaattttgttaactttttctgttaaatacaagggtaaaatggtatttttatattaaaacaaaaaaaaatgaataaaaaattatatctttaaaataacaataaaatcaaatcaaataaaaaaccaaaaaataaaaataaagttttgggggagtagaaatcgggatagagggagagagttgaaaaaaaaaatttaattcatattttaattaattttgatacaaaaataccattttgcctcTGTATTTAatagaaaagttaaaaaattgACAACATGACCATTTGTTcaacgaaactaaagttaaaggaccatgggaatcattttggaaattgaggtactcaaatacAAATCGGATCTAAATTTAGGGattaataaaacgattaaccctgcatatttatttcaaatcctaattttttttaatacatttccttttttaaCCAAGAGAAGAGAGGATCAAAAGTAGTTTCTATCCATGAGCAAAAATTCTTTGGCAGGTTTTTCAAATGACCATTTTACAGCCAAAAAAGGATGAAGAAAAATACTCTTAATCCACAAACAATGAGAGCCATGAGccaaaaatctaaaatttattgttcttttcttttcctattcAACCTCtagaaataattaattatcttCTAATCTATCTAATTGACCCGCCACGAATAGAGGATACAGTGCAAACACCAGCTGATGTTGTAAGCGGAATATCTCTATGACAGGCCACTAGGTCAGTGTTAGTGTGCAGATCTACTTGCAAGGTCTCCCACACCTTCTTCTTGGGGTTCAACACCTCATCAGGCTCACCCACAAACCCTGGAAATGTAACTCTCTCGCCAACTTGAGCAGCTTTTGGCGGATCAACCAATTCAACCTGAGAGTGCACCCAACATTGAAGATCTCTTATCAGTAATTACATTAGTGTCTAATTGTACATGTTTATTCATGACTAGCTGAACCATTGCACACAGATAAACTTAGTACATGCTTGAGAAAGGGTCTGAGAATGAAAGTGTTTGCAATAGCGTCCCCAAAAGCTAAGGTTTCAAGAAACATGAATTACAAAGGCAAATTCTTCCTAACTGTGACAAATCACAAACAAACAGCAATAATTGCGACTCAAGTTTGATAttgctaaatttttttccaactGTCAAAACGACTACAGGACTTACGCAGAAATATATTATCACAATATTATCACATGATCTTATGCAGAATAAGGCCCACACTGATAATTTTTGAAAAGAGAAACGTTTATTGCACGAAACAAAGCAGAATTAAATCTTTTTACAGCAGCAATTTTACATAAAGCTGTGGCAAAAATATCCTCACAATATCCTAAATTCCTAATATCCTCACCTAAACCCTAATATCCTCAAAATATTCTTAATAAACAATGTTAGAGACCACAAGTTAAAATTAGTTATCATCAAATTCATAATAGTAGACTTTGTTTCACTCAAAGGGTCTGATTAGCAAGAACACACAAGATGCAAACACTAATTAAAGGTACATGGGGCTGCTTACCGTGGTGTGGTCACTGTTCGAAGCAGCAAGAACCATTGCTTGTGATTTAATACCCCGCATGGTTGCTGGCTTCAGATTGCAAAGAACACAGACCTTCCGGTTCTGCCACAGAataattaatatgaaaaaactaATGGATTAGAAGGTGGTCCCAAAAAGTTATGGAAATAATtcgaattttattattaaaaaaatctgtAGACGCAAACACAAACCTGCATTTCTTCAATAGGTATATACTTGACAAGGCCACTCACGACCGTTCTAGTCTGTCCTTCACCAACATCAATCTCTTCTACATAAAGCGAATCAGCATCAGGATGCTTCTGAGCTTTAGTAATGAGGCCAACACGAATATCAAGTCTAGAAATGGAAATCTCTGCTTCAGCTGCAGATTTTGTGGCCTgttgctttttctttccacTGTTGTCTGTTACAAAAATGGCTTATTAGAATAGATATACTTATGTAGTAACACTAACTACTAATAAATGGTATAGGATTCTTTTCAAGTATAAGTGCCCACAAAACATGAGCATAGTTTATGAGGTAAACCCACATTTTAGGAGAACctatgtatttttttggttaccaGGAGAAGCTGTGTTTATGTAAAAATGAAGAAGTATGGGAAGTATTACTTATTAGTTAACTTTGCTAATGCTACGAGCTTGTGCGCCAAACTAACTAGATATAAGGACATTCTAACCTgaaactttcattttcttgagTTGTGCAGCCACCTTTACTGCTTCAGCTTCTTCCCTCTCCTTCCTATCCGCTTGACTTCCAGCAAACTTCTTCCTCAAGGATTCCACTTCTTCATCTTTCTGTATGCACGTGTAAACTTTCACTAAATGAGAATCTACAAACAGGAAAGTGATGCAGCAATGATATCATGGCAAACTAGAGAGTCCAGCattgaaaaccaaaaacaaattttaagtGCAGCCTACAAACTTATCCCAGAGACTAGCTTAATTTTCTAGCCACTCACTTAGAGATGCTAATAAACAAAGTATATAGACAAGACTACTATTTTAGTGCTTTAGGATCTTCCACCTATGCAATAGATAAGTTGTACTCAGTCAGATGTACGTTGTATAGGAATTACTATTCACCACTGAGTCACTAtgacagatttttttttttttttttttttttcggctTCTAGCTGCAGCATCAGTGATGGTTGGTTGCTTCCGTTGATCCAGTTTTCTAGGCAACTTGAATTACAATATAGGatttgcttcatcatcaaGTATTACAAGGCAATATTTCCTTGTGAAGTTCTTGTAAAGCAAATGCACCATACAATCCTGGTGATATTGAATAATTGAGGTGCTGTTTGTTCAAGAGCTACTTGAAGTTCGCCCTACCCCATGCCCTTCTCTTATATTTTCTCTCGATAACCTTTTGTTTGCTGATAACATCAGGACTTTTCTCCACTATTTTGCTGCAATTCTCAGCCAGTGTTTCTTCTATTTCTTGTTTAGGGTTCCTCTCTCGTAAACACTATGCCATGACATACTGTGGCCACTTTGGTGATTCATATTCCCTTCATGCAGAATAATTGGAAATTACAAGTGTTCCATCACTTTAAATCCTATACGATCAGGTTGTTTCTTCCCACTCATCACTCATCAGTGTCAATACATCTATTCTGCAAATAATAACAAGAGtaacaagaaacaaataatgGTAAAAGACAGAGAAAGCAGAGACATACCAATTCCTTGAACAACGGCTCTGGTTTCCCGATCTTGTGACCAATAGGTACAATCTCCCAAGGCCGTCTTGCGCTAGCAATATCTCCTTTATCATCATAAAGCGATATGTGCGTCTCAGGAGGCAAATCAAGCTGCTTAAATACCTTGAATGCagttaaaggaaaaaaaatctcagCATGGATGATTATAGTAATATCACGTTATCACAAAAATATTTCAGAGTAACACAATCATCTGTGAAGAGAATTTATTACTTCAAGAGAAAATGATGGCATAAAGGGTTCCAACAAACAAGCAAGAAGATGCACTAGTCCGACTGAAGTTCTCATAACAACAGCACAACGAGGTTGGTCCTCCTTGTAAAGCTTCCAGAACTGGCTTTCCTGCATGGTAATGTAGATGGTGCAACTTAGCAGAAGTTGAATAATTGGTTTTGCATCCATTTACAAGCAATACACTTAAGAAAAGAACATATCCATAAACAAGTGTCTCAAACAGAGATTGAAAACATGCTTACTTGCAGATATGCGTTCCCTTCACTAGAAATGCTCATTGCTGTTTTGAGTCCTTGCTTTAGTTTAACCTACACAAAATGCAGATAGGAATGTTATGCCAATGCAAGAGAAATGTGAAAAAGGAGGTGAGGGGGAGAAGCTTCCAATCATTTGCAACAAACTGTCATCTAAATATTAATCACCTTCTCCATTGATTCTATGTATTGCTCCACATATTTACCAACTTTTTCAGCTAGTTTCTCTGTCAAAGGATCTGATTCTGCACTTGGAGCATCTGGAATAATGGAGCCATACCCTTGACCTGTACATGAAATTTATGAGTTTATTTGCTGCAAAAGTATCACATATACCATGCTTATTTTCTAAACCAGAAAACATGCATAAAAAAAGGTAAGGATACAATGAAAATAGAGCCACCTACTGATACAATTTAATTGTCATCCAACTACCTCTGTGATATTACATGTGTAATTGGTCTACATAGGAATGTATATACAACCTTGATATCGCAATGTTGCATTATCAAGAAATTGTGTCTACTGTATCAAGAATTTTTAACACAAACTTTGtctcaagaaaaaatatgaaaccaagagcagtttttttttttcttttgtattcaGGGAAAGGAGAGGGCGAGAGTTGAACTCCAGACATGAGTATGCACGTAAGTGCTTTACCACTGGAGTTATCACCACCAACAAAAGCATAAACGAACAAAGAGACCAAGAATTAACAATATAATAGTTCCTTAAATAACTTCCTCATGCTATTTATTTGTAAAAGACAAATCAGCTGACTGGTCAATACTTTCAGAAACAAAAGGCTGACAGACCTGAAGGTTTGgcaacaaaactcaaaactcgATTTATGAAATTGCCCAGATTATTCAGCAATTCGCTGTTCAGTTTTGCTTGCAAGTCAGCCCACGTAAATAATGTGTCTGATACCTGTTTCACCAAAAATCAAGTCAAATCAAACAAGTAAACAAAGATACAGAGAGAGACGGATATGCATTACAAACTAtcacaaactcaaaagggaAGAAGGGAATCATCAAATTTACCTCAGGCCTGTTAGTTAGCAAGTAATATCTCCATACTTCAACAGGAATGTTTGTATCTTTTGCATTATTTCCAAAAACCCCTATGCCTTTGCTCTTAGAAAACTTTCCTGTAAAAACCATCAAAACTTAGATCACCTAGTACATAATGCACAAAGGTGAAAACTTTGAGCTTCTGTTAATTAATGGCCATAACATCCAAATTTAAATCATGCATAGTTAATGGTCATAACTTGATTGTGGCTAAATCATTTCTAGATAGTCAACCAACCTGCTTCGTAGTTTAAGTACTCGGTAACACTAATAGTCTTCATCAAAGTCCAATTTTCACCAGTTCCAAGAAGTGTGGACGGAAACATGACCTAAAAGATAAATAAGTACACAGTTAAaatgaattcttttttctattctgAACTAAGATAGGGCTACTTAGTAAATGCAACCACTCTACTGTACTCATTTGTGAGGTGTATTTAGAATAGGACACTTACTGTATGGAATGGCACATTATCCTTGCCCATAAATTGATACAACTCCACATTCTCAGGATTCTTCCACCATTGCTCCCAATCATCAGTGTAACATTTAGTAATTGAGACATATCCAATAGGAGCATCAAACCACACATAGAAAACCTACCAGTGGCagagttaaatttttttaacaaacttCGAAAATCATTAACAAATATTAGTAGAAATAGCATAATTTCAATTACATGCACTAACCTTGTCCTTGAAGTTATCATGTGGAACCGGAACCCCCCACTTTAGATCCCTGGTAATACATCGTTGTTTAAGCCCTTCTTTGAGCCATGCATTTGTTGCTTGAATGGCATTCTGGCTCCAGGACCCAGCCACTGATGTTCTATTTATGTACTCCTCCAATTTATCCTTGAGCGAAGGGAGTTCCAAAAACAAGTGGTTTGTATCACGAATTCTTGGAGTTGTCTTACAAACCTGCTTGCAATTGACAAAAATGAGAAATATATTGCCATTAAATATTGCATGTTTCCATCCATTAAATGTTGCATGTTTCCATCCATCAAATAAGGAATTCGGgactcattttcattttggaaATCTTACACACAGAAATTTCATGCTTTTCTTTCAATTGAGTTTACGTGTACATAACATTCATACACACATGGGAATTTATACgaaaaaaagatatgaaagAAAATCTGTACCTTGCATTTAGGATCTTTTAGTTCTGTCGGATTCAAAAGCTTTCCACAGTTCTCACATTGATCTCCTCGTGCAGAACCATAGTCACAGCCTTGAGTTGGGCATGTCCCCTCCACGAGCCTATCGGCTAAGAACCGTTTGCATGTGTCACAGTAAAGCTGAATTACAGTAGTAAGTCAAGTTAAAATACATTACAGAAACACATTTTAGAAACACAATTCAATCGCAATGCATGAACATAAACATGCAAGCAAAGAATCACTAACTAAACCAAGAAATTAGGAAGCAATGGGCACAATTATAAGGCAGTGAATGTACCTGCTGCATTGTGTTCTCTGAAAGCCAACCGTTCTCCAACAGCTTCTTGAAAATCTCTTGGCATACTTCCGTTTGCTGTGGTGTTGATGTGCGCCCAAATTTCTCAAAGCTTATATTAAACCACTCATAAACCTCCCTATGAATGGCATGATATCTACAACCAcaacaatttgaaataaatttcAACAAATCAAACACAACAAATAGAACTGAAATCTACCAAATTATATCAATTTTGTTGGAAATCTTACTTGTCACAGATCTCTTGGGGGCTACACTTCTCTTCCATAGCTTTGGTCTCTGTGGCCGTCCCATACTCATCAGTTCCGCATATGTACACGGTATTATACCCCCGAAGGCGGCAGTAACGTGCAAAGACATCGGCACTCAACACACCTGGTGAACGAAACAGAAAAAGATAGAAATTTCAAGATTCTGTTTGGTTCCTGagaaaattagaaggaaaacAGAATTAAGGAAACAATAAGTACAGCCGATAATGTTGCCGAGGTGGGGGACGTTATTGACATAAGGCAAGGCGCTGGTGATGAGGATGTTTCGCTTGCCAGGGATGGGTAGTTTGGGGGCCTTCTGGTCCTCCTTGAAGGTCATTGTGAGGTCTCCCATGTCCAGCTCTCTCGTACAGTGACTGAGCTAGAAGAAACAGGAGCTTAAAAATCTACAACTCAGAAATATAACAAAAGTTCCTCTCTTTGTaatattttgttatgtttccttagtattgaaaataaaacagaGAATATTACATTCATTATATATTCCCCTCACTGACCAAACATGTATCCCTATATTTTAAGGAATAATCAAACGGGAAACCACAAtgttgaccaaaaacaaaaagaggaaaCCACAttgaccaacaaaaaaagggaaacaCGGGCTTTGGAGAGTGCTTGTATAAAAACACTTATCTTCCTAGTCGCTTGTTGTAGgacattgaatttttttctttttttgggataATTACATTTTTGGTCACTGAGTATAGGCCGAGTTACATTTGGTCACCGAAATTTAATTTTCCGATTTTCATCATGTAGTGCAGTCGTTAACTAATCAAGTCAAATCCATTAATTCTATCAGTTAagtctaaaaaataaattaaaatttaaaaaaaagtaattttttttggactaCGTTTTTGTTCTGGTTCCTTAGACGGTGACGGCAAATCCAGCGCAGCATCACACCTACCTCACATCACCGACCTCTACCCAGCCACCTTATCCCAGCCAACTACCCCCGCCACCACAGCAGCCCAgtcacaaaattcaaaagactTCTCAACCCACCCAAATTCAAAGAGAcgaaatcaaaattaattcctattgttacaaaattcaaaacccaaatatAATTAAccccaaatattaaaaaaaaaaaatcacgtAATATAATGCCTCTATCTACTGGACCAGACAAGTGGTTGAGGGGGGAGGATGAAGGTGGGTTGTGATGTGGAGGGGGAAGGTGGGCATCATCTAAGTTTGTATAAAATTCTAGGTTTTATCGAATTCCATTGGAATAGGCATATTAGATGGAGATAGAGATGGGAATTTCAGATTGAGTCAAAGAACACGAACCAGGCGTTGGCGTTGGCGTCGTCGTCGAAGATCATCACGTGGCGTCAGCCTCCCTCTACATCCATATATTTACGACCGTCGAATTGGAGCGGAATTGATACAGAACACAGAGAGAGGAGATGGGGGTGTAGGTGTttctggggttttttttttgttggacgaatgctggttttttttcttcttttccttttctcatttttttttttaaacttaacTGACGGAATTAATGAATACTTGATTTGCTAATGACTAacgaaattcaaaaaattgaaattttggtgGCCAAATTTAAATAGCTTAATTGCTATAGTACACTTTGAAATATTGATCAATtcttactttattttcttaaagtTGAAGTGACCCACTTTGCCCCTCGACCAGAATTTAATGTTCCACAGTGCCATCTACCTTCAATTCCATTAAGTTTGTTGACGTTGCATGAGTGTTTTAGTAATTTTGTGCACCTAGGTTTTTTATTCACAAATTTGAGTGGGTAATGTAGCaaagtggagcccacctccatGTGATGGGGAAAATAGGCTAGAGGGGCACGGGTCGGGGAGAAGGGGAATGTGTATGGGGGCTGGGGTTCTGTGGGAGTGAGATAGAAAAAACCAGAGGGAGGGAGTGATGGGTCTAGGCGGGGGCAatgggtttctgggttttgcaCAGGGAGGGGTGGGTTGCAGGTTGGGGGTTACAAGGACAGAGAAGGAAGGGGTGGATTTGGTGCGACTCGGGGGGAAGGGATGGgtaggattttttttcttcctaaaaACTATTCTATTTTCCATTTTATGtttgtactttaattttttgaagtaattaaaaaacctATGTGCACAAAATTACTAAAACACTCATGTCATCAAACTTAATGAACTTTTGGATGGAGTTAACGGTAGGGGTAATGTGCAACATCAAACCGTGGTCAATGAGGCAAAGTGGGTCACTTTAACTTTAAGAGGGTAAAGTGAGAATTGACCAATGTTTCAGGGTACACTGTAACAATTAAACCAACTTAAATTCGGGCCTAACTCTAATGACCAAAAATGTaattacccttttttttaataataaaaaatcaattctTTCATGACCCACTAGCCAattgctttgtattttttttataaaaattttatattagtaattcaatttaaatttaagaaaGAAATGCCTCTAATTGTGTCTCATGAAAATTAGATCatgttcttgttttgttttttattttgattgtttttagaaaaaaaaaaaagtgttgttaatttactatattacCCTCATTTAGTGAATATGTTCAtttcttaatattttctttaactaagggcattttctttttagtattttgaatgttggaTCCCGAGCTTCTACATTTAGGTCACGTGCTTTACCCacattttgttaaatttaagCCTTATAAGCTATCTAACCATTTAACGCACGACCcaatcatcaatttttaagtgattttttttttttttgggggcaAAACTAACGGCGTTAATTTTTatgcataaaattttaaaaaaatataaatccTCGTTGGGCCGGGTTTCCATTGAGTCCACTACCCTAATGGGGGAAGATTTCAGGAAAAATCAAGAGCAAGTACGGAGATCCCAGAATTTTATAAATCTTCGATCATAAACAGGCCGGGGATGGTATTGTTATCCCCATCCCCAAACAGGCCCGATAAAtagttttaaatataatataacaatgcatgattataatataatataatatatatttaattttgtgaaaTTGAATTGAGATTATTTTAAGTCAATGAGttgagttttaaaaatttgagtttgCCAATGAAGTTTAGGCCAGTGGAAAAAAACCCTTGACTTACAGATTAATGGTCTCATGTTCGAGCCCCATGACACCATGAAAccttgatagtgtgtgtgCGAAAACTGCCCTCCCCCATATcgctttttataatttttttttaaaaaaagttttggaTTACGTACACATAAAACTCAGCTTTCAAAGTGGGGCTCCAAATGCTTACAACTGCATCTGCATGTAGGCTGTCTTGGTAGGTCCAGTCAAGTTTTCAGTCCGACTCGAATACTATCACCCAACTCTATTCACAATCCAGAATTTTGGACCGTTTCTATACATGCGTTGGGGCAGGattttgaatccaaaactcaAACTACCGGTTTGGGTAAGCAGCGTTGGACATGGTCTAAAAGGATAACAAACCAATCTAATTTATCTCAAAACAACCATTATTAGTCTATTTTAATTCAACCTGGTGcatatgcttttttttttttttttgttgccaaagttagaaaagaaaaagagagaaactcACACACATACATGTACTAATGGGACTTGAACTCATGATCCCTTGTGAGTACACCAAAAACCTGAGCCAATCCAATTAACACCTTATTGATAACCTCTTGCATACTCAAAATAGGAGAATATGCAAGGAAAATAAAGCCACAAggattacatatatatataaaataaaataaaagatattaTTTCTATATGACAATATTCAAAGCTACATAGTAAACAAATGTGAGTGAGAGACTAGAATATGAGTGAATCCAAGCCAAACAGATTTAACAAACTGCAATTTGCAATTTTCAATTATGAAGGAAAGTGCATGGCAAGTATCAAGTCAGTTTATTtaacctttttgtttgtttggttgtttatttatttatttattatttctaGATTGTTTAAAAACTAATGCTGATAACACTTTGCTTAGGTCCTCAATTTACTAGTCGTTCCTTGCGTAGGTCCTCAACCACCTACTCTTTGTCTTTAACTAATTAACAATTCTTAATCCATTTGAATTCGGACACAAAAAAGGATTAAACAATGACTGCATTACTTACCATGCACCCGTC
This window encodes:
- the LOC18789904 gene encoding probable methionine--tRNA ligase isoform X2, translating into MGDLTMTFKEDQKAPKLPIPGKRNILITSALPYVNNVPHLGNIIGCVLSADVFARYCRLRGYNTVYICGTDEYGTATETKAMEEKCSPQEICDKYHAIHREVYEWFNISFEKFGRTSTPQQTEVCQEIFKKLLENGWLSENTMQQLYCDTCKRFLADRLVEGTCPTQGCDYGSARGDQCENCGKLLNPTELKDPKCKVCKTTPRIRDTNHLFLELPSLKDKLEEYINRTSVAGSWSQNAIQATNAWLKEGLKQRCITRDLKWGVPVPHDNFKDKVFYVWFDAPIGYVSITKCYTDDWEQWWKNPENVELYQFMGKDNVPFHTVMFPSTLLGTGENWTLMKTISVTEYLNYEAGKFSKSKGIGVFGNNAKDTNIPVEVWRYYLLTNRPEVSDTLFTWADLQAKLNSELLNNLGNFINRVLSFVAKPSGQGYGSIIPDAPSAESDPLTEKLAEKVGKYVEQYIESMEKVKLKQGLKTAMSISSEGNAYLQESQFWKLYKEDQPRCAVVMRTSVGLVHLLACLLEPFMPSFSLEVFKQLDLPPETHISLYDDKGDIASARRPWEIVPIGHKIGKPEPLFKELKDEEVESLRKKFAGSQADRKEREEAEAVKVAAQLKKMKVSDNSGKKKQQATKSAAEAEISISRLDIRVGLITKAQKHPDADSLYVEEIDVGEGQTRTVVSGLVKYIPIEEMQNRKVCVLCNLKPATMRGIKSQAMVLAASNSDHTTVELVDPPKAAQVGERVTFPGFVGEPDEVLNPKKKVWETLQVDLHTNTDLVACHRDIPLTTSAGVCTVSSIRGGSIR
- the LOC18789904 gene encoding probable methionine--tRNA ligase isoform X1; protein product: MIFDDDANANACHCTRELDMGDLTMTFKEDQKAPKLPIPGKRNILITSALPYVNNVPHLGNIIGCVLSADVFARYCRLRGYNTVYICGTDEYGTATETKAMEEKCSPQEICDKYHAIHREVYEWFNISFEKFGRTSTPQQTEVCQEIFKKLLENGWLSENTMQQLYCDTCKRFLADRLVEGTCPTQGCDYGSARGDQCENCGKLLNPTELKDPKCKVCKTTPRIRDTNHLFLELPSLKDKLEEYINRTSVAGSWSQNAIQATNAWLKEGLKQRCITRDLKWGVPVPHDNFKDKVFYVWFDAPIGYVSITKCYTDDWEQWWKNPENVELYQFMGKDNVPFHTVMFPSTLLGTGENWTLMKTISVTEYLNYEAGKFSKSKGIGVFGNNAKDTNIPVEVWRYYLLTNRPEVSDTLFTWADLQAKLNSELLNNLGNFINRVLSFVAKPSGQGYGSIIPDAPSAESDPLTEKLAEKVGKYVEQYIESMEKVKLKQGLKTAMSISSEGNAYLQESQFWKLYKEDQPRCAVVMRTSVGLVHLLACLLEPFMPSFSLEVFKQLDLPPETHISLYDDKGDIASARRPWEIVPIGHKIGKPEPLFKELKDEEVESLRKKFAGSQADRKEREEAEAVKVAAQLKKMKVSDNSGKKKQQATKSAAEAEISISRLDIRVGLITKAQKHPDADSLYVEEIDVGEGQTRTVVSGLVKYIPIEEMQNRKVCVLCNLKPATMRGIKSQAMVLAASNSDHTTVELVDPPKAAQVGERVTFPGFVGEPDEVLNPKKKVWETLQVDLHTNTDLVACHRDIPLTTSAGVCTVSSIRGGSIR